The Heyndrickxia vini genome contains a region encoding:
- the ald gene encoding alanine dehydrogenase, translated as MIIGVPKEIKNNENRVAMTPAGVVHLLNAGHKVIIETNAGLGSGFTNEEYKQAGAEIIESASDVWAKADMIMKVKEPLASEYGYFRKGLLLFTYLHLAAEPELTKALVDSEVIAIAYETVTVNRTLPLLSPMSEVAGRMASQIGAQFLEKTQGGKGILLSGVPGVKRGKVTIIGGGMVGTNAAKIAVGLGADVTIIDLNPDRLRQLEDIFGTSVQTLMSNPYNIAEAVKESDLVIGSVLIPGAKAPKLVTEEMVKSMQPGSVIVDVAIDQGGNFETVDHITTHDDPTYVKHGVVHYAVANMPGAVPRTSTIALTNVTIPYAVQIASKGVVKAVNDNPAIKAGVNVANGHVTFEAVANDLGYKYVTVEEAISKEAINA; from the coding sequence ATGATTATCGGTGTTCCTAAGGAAATTAAAAATAATGAAAATCGTGTGGCAATGACTCCTGCTGGTGTCGTTCACTTATTAAATGCTGGACATAAAGTAATTATTGAAACAAATGCTGGATTAGGCAGTGGTTTTACGAACGAAGAATATAAACAAGCTGGTGCGGAAATCATTGAAAGCGCTTCAGATGTATGGGCAAAAGCAGATATGATCATGAAAGTTAAAGAACCACTTGCATCTGAGTATGGTTATTTCCGTAAAGGGTTACTATTATTTACTTACCTTCACTTAGCTGCAGAACCTGAATTAACAAAAGCATTAGTAGATAGTGAAGTGATTGCTATTGCTTATGAAACAGTTACAGTAAATCGTACATTGCCACTTCTTTCACCAATGAGTGAAGTTGCAGGTAGAATGGCATCCCAAATCGGTGCGCAATTCCTTGAAAAAACACAAGGCGGAAAAGGAATTCTACTAAGTGGAGTGCCTGGAGTGAAACGCGGAAAAGTAACGATTATTGGCGGTGGAATGGTTGGAACAAACGCTGCGAAAATCGCTGTTGGTCTTGGTGCAGATGTAACAATCATCGATTTAAATCCAGATCGTTTACGCCAATTAGAAGACATTTTTGGTACAAGTGTTCAAACTTTAATGTCAAATCCATATAATATTGCTGAAGCTGTTAAAGAATCTGATTTGGTTATTGGCTCAGTACTAATTCCTGGTGCAAAAGCTCCTAAATTAGTGACAGAAGAAATGGTTAAATCTATGCAACCTGGCTCCGTTATCGTAGACGTTGCAATCGACCAAGGTGGAAACTTCGAAACAGTTGATCATATTACAACTCATGATGACCCTACTTATGTTAAGCATGGTGTTGTTCATTATGCAGTAGCTAATATGCCTGGAGCGGTTCCACGTACATCTACTATTGCTTTAACAAATGTAACCATTCCTTACGCAGTTCAAATTGCATCAAAAGGTGTAGTTAAAGCAGTGAATGACAACCCAGCCATTAAAGCGGGTGTCAACGTAGCGAACGGACATGTAACATTTGAAGCGGTAGCAAATGATCTTGGTTACAAATATGTAACAGTAGAAGAAGCGATTTCTAAAGAAGCAATAAATGCATAA
- a CDS encoding PucR family transcriptional regulator — protein MKGKFEVSHSQNFKDNFDSLEGLADRIGEILQCPITIEDSNHRIIAYSTHEENVDPARIATIIRRKVPDNVIHTLWKNGVMPKLFESDEPIIIPAIEKVGLGNRIAVSVRKNKEVLGFIWAQTDHENFGEEKIQLLKEAAKLVKNQLLQHQIKKRKVEEDYNEFFWKLLTGHFQKLNEIKRQAEKFRMNLDGALVIAIIDFDQEVNQQIEKHSYYLIETLQHAKVICRVFDQNQLILLLRYENENTSIKNTKQFIQQFIDKIKERLQIEQVKGSSGLFYNSPLQINKSYTEALKVLELKTHFSTELAKTICYQELGIYQFIEELSHIRAREQYKNYTIEQLRAYDRKHQSNLLLTLKTYLECDNNVHDAAKVLHVHTNTLNYRLKRIVEIAEIDLKDPNQKLTLFLDLKMEDMKSKDL, from the coding sequence GTGAAAGGGAAGTTTGAAGTGAGCCATTCTCAAAATTTTAAAGATAACTTTGATTCTCTCGAAGGGTTGGCGGATCGTATTGGAGAGATTTTGCAATGTCCTATTACAATAGAAGATTCAAATCATCGAATCATCGCGTATAGTACGCATGAAGAAAATGTTGATCCCGCAAGAATCGCTACTATTATAAGAAGAAAAGTCCCTGATAATGTGATTCATACGCTTTGGAAAAACGGTGTAATGCCTAAACTATTCGAAAGTGACGAGCCAATTATCATACCCGCAATTGAGAAAGTCGGACTCGGAAACCGTATCGCTGTTTCGGTAAGAAAAAATAAGGAAGTTCTTGGCTTTATATGGGCTCAAACTGATCATGAGAATTTCGGTGAGGAGAAGATACAACTCCTTAAGGAAGCGGCAAAATTAGTGAAAAATCAACTTCTCCAACATCAAATAAAGAAAAGGAAAGTGGAAGAGGATTATAATGAATTCTTTTGGAAACTTCTAACAGGACACTTCCAAAAGCTAAATGAAATCAAACGACAGGCCGAAAAATTTAGGATGAATTTGGATGGCGCGTTAGTGATTGCTATTATCGATTTTGATCAGGAAGTCAATCAGCAAATAGAGAAGCATTCCTACTATTTAATAGAAACATTACAACATGCAAAAGTGATATGTCGAGTGTTTGATCAAAATCAGCTCATTCTTCTGCTTCGTTACGAAAACGAAAATACTTCTATTAAAAATACAAAACAATTTATCCAGCAGTTTATTGATAAAATAAAAGAACGATTACAAATCGAACAAGTAAAAGGTTCGTCAGGATTATTTTATAATTCTCCATTACAAATTAATAAAAGCTATACGGAAGCCTTAAAAGTTTTGGAATTGAAAACACATTTCTCAACTGAATTAGCAAAAACCATTTGTTATCAAGAATTAGGGATCTATCAATTTATCGAGGAGCTCTCTCACATTAGAGCTCGGGAACAATATAAAAATTATACAATTGAACAATTAAGAGCATATGATCGAAAACATCAATCGAATCTTTTACTAACGCTAAAGACGTATTTGGAATGTGATAATAATGTTCACGATGCTGCAAAGGTGCTGCATGTTCATACAAACACATTAAATTACCGACTAAAACGAATTGTTGAAATTGCAGAAATAGATTTAAAAGATCCGAATCAAAAGCTAACGTTATTTCTGGATTTAAAAATGGAGGACATGAAGAGTAAGGATTTGTGA
- a CDS encoding amino acid permease → MNNQELQRGLEERHITLMSLGACIGVGLFLGSAKTIELAGPAILIAYVVAGAIMFVIMRALGEMAIQNPVAGSFSRYAKDYLGPLAGYITGWNYWFLWVVTCMAEITAVGVYMHLWFPDVPNWIWALAALVIMTFVNLITVKAYGEFEFWFALIKIVAIIAMIIIGLLIIIFGFGNGGIATGISNLWKHGGFAPNGMKGILLSMQMVMFAYLGIEMLGVTAGEAKNPEKTISKAVNTVFWRILIFYVGALFVIMSIYPWNEIGTAGSPFVMTFEKIGIRQAAGIINFVVLTAALSSCNSGIFSTGRMLFNLAEQNQAPASLKKVNKGGVPSLAIILSAAALLVGVILNYLVPEKVFAWVTSISTFGAVWTWAMILLSQLKFRKNMSPEERAKIKFKAPFWPYGNYIALAFLVVVIILMGFSKDTSIALIVGPLWLLLLVAVYYGKGINKQTKKNS, encoded by the coding sequence ATGAACAACCAAGAACTTCAGCGTGGCCTTGAAGAAAGACATATTACATTAATGTCATTAGGGGCCTGTATCGGGGTAGGATTATTTCTCGGCTCCGCCAAAACAATTGAACTAGCAGGACCAGCAATATTGATTGCCTATGTTGTCGCGGGTGCGATTATGTTTGTTATTATGCGCGCACTTGGCGAAATGGCCATTCAAAACCCGGTAGCCGGATCTTTTAGTCGTTATGCAAAAGATTATCTTGGACCACTTGCCGGTTACATTACTGGATGGAACTATTGGTTTTTATGGGTTGTTACATGTATGGCTGAAATTACAGCAGTAGGTGTATATATGCATTTATGGTTCCCAGATGTTCCTAATTGGATTTGGGCATTAGCTGCACTTGTAATAATGACATTTGTTAACTTAATCACTGTTAAAGCTTATGGAGAATTTGAATTTTGGTTTGCTTTAATTAAAATTGTTGCAATTATTGCGATGATCATTATTGGTCTATTAATTATTATATTCGGTTTTGGAAATGGTGGTATCGCCACAGGTATCAGCAATCTATGGAAACATGGTGGTTTTGCTCCAAATGGAATGAAAGGCATTTTGCTATCAATGCAAATGGTCATGTTTGCATATCTCGGCATTGAAATGCTTGGGGTAACTGCAGGTGAAGCGAAGAATCCTGAAAAAACCATATCAAAGGCAGTAAATACGGTATTCTGGCGCATCCTTATTTTCTATGTTGGTGCATTATTTGTCATCATGTCAATTTATCCATGGAATGAAATTGGTACGGCAGGTAGTCCATTTGTTATGACATTTGAAAAGATCGGGATTCGTCAAGCAGCAGGAATCATCAACTTTGTTGTACTTACAGCCGCACTTTCAAGTTGTAATAGCGGGATTTTTAGTACAGGCCGTATGCTATTTAACTTAGCTGAACAAAATCAAGCACCGGCATCTTTGAAAAAAGTAAATAAAGGCGGAGTACCATCCTTGGCGATTATCCTTTCAGCCGCTGCTTTATTAGTCGGTGTTATTCTAAATTATTTAGTGCCGGAAAAAGTATTTGCTTGGGTTACAAGTATCTCTACATTTGGTGCTGTATGGACATGGGCAATGATCTTACTATCCCAACTTAAATTTAGAAAAAACATGTCCCCGGAAGAACGTGCGAAAATCAAATTTAAAGCACCATTCTGGCCATATGGGAACTACATTGCACTAGCCTTTCTAGTAGTCGTCATCATATTAATGGGATTCTCAAAAGATACAAGTATCGCCTTAATCGTCGGACCATTATGGCTACTCCTACTAGTAGCCGTCTATTACGGAAAAGGCATCAACAAACAAACAAAGAAAAACTCATAA
- a CDS encoding SH3 domain-containing protein, protein MKKMGKALVLSTSILMATPLLPMTSLTAIKAEASTATIKMKKTAFQTKDRLNLRSGSSTKDKILLTIPKGKIVQATEKKGSWYKVSYTYKSKNKNTTKTGWVSSSFLKEYDQYQKISKTYYFTNKATKFYTKPNTKNKATYTVAAQNGFASTQKAINSLGETWYRISYKGKTLYVNSKDVSKKSFTSFSQTKYKANKNAYLYQSYGNAQKKLIAIPKGTIVQSKKRIGDWYSISYKGKNGYIFISDFTKYSKITYNTSKTDINYYITNQPTKLYSTPDTNGAATYTVAANYGFSSNEEVTNSLGETMYKITYNEETLYINSQDVTKATADSINKTDYKATKDTYLYQSFGINQNKLVKIPKGTIITTSERWGDWYSTSYKGLTGYVFIKDFSKYSKIKEQKIDDTTYVTTDALNIRKSYDASSTILTTIPKSKIVIASYKVSNGWFKIQYGKTIGYVNGKYLTQVRTGDPITNHTGYQFIDLRTKSSVTAAQINNYIEKYVKLTGKKSILTGKGQVFINAGNKYGVNSLYLAAHAIHESAYGTSLLSLGKNNLFGFGAYDATPFIAANKFNSVDECINYIAQEMKATYLNPNNWKYSGAYLGFSTKDMNNKRIDANSGGMNFWYASDPYWGKTIAKHMQNILPFDSAYYKKASVNTKVFSQPTKPEGSDIFPADIQAATNNVLDFYSERDTASKKKTFKKGTEFTLLEKTNDFWVKVKIGKTTYWTNSIKFDNYKKYISVKNLGRVTTSDLNVRSTTSTSNSKNIIHVLKQNEFVQIILTKDGKPTMDKAKGWYKIKLDNGKTGWISSYYITQELK, encoded by the coding sequence ATGAAGAAAATGGGGAAAGCTCTTGTACTTTCTACAAGTATATTGATGGCTACACCATTACTGCCAATGACTTCACTTACGGCAATTAAAGCAGAAGCGAGCACCGCCACCATTAAAATGAAGAAGACAGCTTTTCAAACGAAGGATCGTTTAAATCTCCGAAGTGGCTCTAGCACGAAGGACAAAATACTTCTCACAATTCCAAAAGGAAAAATCGTTCAAGCAACTGAAAAAAAAGGCAGCTGGTATAAAGTATCTTATACATATAAGTCCAAAAACAAAAACACCACGAAAACAGGATGGGTCAGCTCCTCTTTTTTAAAAGAATATGATCAATATCAAAAGATAAGCAAAACCTACTATTTTACTAATAAAGCAACAAAATTCTATACGAAACCTAATACAAAGAATAAAGCAACCTACACCGTTGCGGCACAAAATGGATTTGCCTCTACGCAAAAAGCGATAAATAGTCTTGGAGAAACATGGTATCGAATTTCATACAAAGGAAAAACACTATATGTGAACAGTAAGGATGTATCAAAAAAATCCTTTACATCATTTTCGCAAACAAAGTATAAAGCGAATAAAAATGCTTATTTATATCAATCCTATGGAAATGCACAAAAAAAGTTAATAGCAATACCTAAAGGAACCATTGTCCAATCAAAAAAAAGAATCGGAGATTGGTATAGCATTTCCTATAAAGGAAAAAACGGATATATCTTTATCAGTGATTTCACTAAGTATTCCAAAATCACCTATAATACGTCTAAAACAGATATAAACTACTATATTACGAACCAACCAACGAAACTCTATTCAACTCCTGATACGAACGGAGCGGCAACCTATACCGTTGCAGCGAATTACGGATTTTCCTCCAATGAAGAAGTAACGAATAGTTTAGGGGAAACGATGTATAAAATCACGTACAACGAGGAAACACTATACATCAATAGTCAGGACGTCACGAAAGCTACAGCAGATTCAATTAATAAAACAGATTACAAGGCAACAAAAGACACATATCTTTATCAATCCTTTGGTATAAATCAAAATAAATTAGTCAAAATTCCAAAAGGAACCATCATTACAACCTCTGAAAGATGGGGAGATTGGTATAGTACTAGTTATAAAGGATTAACAGGCTATGTTTTCATTAAGGACTTTTCAAAATACTCAAAGATTAAGGAACAAAAAATAGACGATACTACTTATGTCACAACAGATGCGTTAAATATAAGAAAATCATACGATGCTTCATCAACGATCCTAACCACCATTCCAAAATCAAAAATTGTTATTGCAAGCTATAAAGTTTCAAATGGGTGGTTTAAAATCCAATACGGAAAAACGATTGGCTATGTGAATGGAAAATATTTAACTCAAGTCCGGACAGGCGACCCGATAACCAATCATACAGGCTATCAATTTATCGACTTAAGAACGAAGTCTTCCGTAACCGCCGCACAAATTAATAACTATATTGAAAAATATGTTAAGTTAACTGGAAAGAAAAGTATTCTCACAGGCAAAGGTCAAGTCTTTATTAATGCTGGGAATAAATATGGAGTGAATTCACTTTATCTCGCTGCCCATGCGATCCATGAAAGCGCATATGGTACATCACTTCTCTCATTAGGAAAAAATAATTTATTTGGCTTTGGGGCCTATGATGCCACTCCATTTATTGCTGCCAATAAATTTAATAGTGTAGATGAATGTATTAACTATATCGCGCAAGAAATGAAGGCAACTTATTTAAATCCGAATAACTGGAAATACAGTGGTGCATATTTAGGGTTCAGTACGAAAGACATGAACAACAAAAGAATTGATGCAAATAGCGGCGGAATGAACTTCTGGTACGCAAGTGATCCATATTGGGGAAAAACGATTGCTAAACATATGCAAAATATTTTGCCTTTTGATTCTGCTTACTATAAAAAAGCATCCGTAAATACAAAAGTGTTTTCTCAACCAACGAAACCCGAAGGAAGTGATATCTTCCCTGCTGACATCCAAGCTGCTACTAATAATGTATTAGATTTCTATAGCGAAAGAGACACGGCAAGCAAAAAGAAAACATTCAAAAAAGGAACGGAATTTACACTACTAGAAAAAACAAATGATTTTTGGGTAAAAGTAAAAATCGGTAAAACAACATATTGGACAAACTCCATTAAATTTGATAATTACAAAAAATATATCTCAGTGAAAAATTTAGGAAGAGTCACTACATCTGATTTAAATGTACGTAGCACAACTTCTACAAGCAACAGCAAAAATATTATTCATGTACTAAAACAAAATGAATTTGTCCAAATTATTTTAACGAAAGACGGGAAACCGACGATGGACAAAGCAAAAGGTTGGTACAAAATAAAATTAGACAACGGAAAAACCGGCTGGATAAGCTCCTACTACATTACACAAGAATTGAAATAA
- a CDS encoding alanine/glycine:cation symporter family protein → MKVFESLVSGTNTVLWSYILIIMLIGLGLYFTFRTKFVQFRMIGEMIRLLGEGAKGDKKGVSSFQAFCISTASRVGTGNLAGVAIAITTGGPGAVFWMWLIALIGSASAFVESTLAQIYKVKDGDTFRGGPAYYMHKALNARWMGIIFAVLISITFGLAFNSVQANTITSAFNQSFGINKSLIAIVLTIITAIIIFGGIKRIAKVAELMVPFMAGAYILIALFIMVTNITEIPHVFKLIFESAFGIKEVAGGAIGAAMLNGIKRGLFSNEAGMGSAPNAAATAEVSHPVKQGLIQSLGVFVDTLLICSSTAFIILLSGQYTSKEQDGIILTQNALETSLGSWAGIFVAIIVLLFAFSSIVGNYYYGESNIDFIKNSKVWLNIYRIAVVGMVAFGSLASLKFVWSLADLFMALMAIINLIAIALLGKIAFSALADYRRQKAEGKDPVFKASNIKGLKNVEAWGETNSGLEK, encoded by the coding sequence ATGAAAGTATTTGAAAGTTTAGTAAGCGGTACGAATACGGTTCTTTGGTCTTATATTTTAATTATTATGCTAATTGGATTAGGACTTTATTTTACTTTTCGTACAAAGTTTGTTCAATTTAGAATGATAGGCGAAATGATTCGACTATTAGGCGAAGGTGCGAAAGGAGATAAAAAAGGTGTTTCTTCCTTTCAAGCTTTTTGTATTAGTACGGCTTCAAGGGTAGGAACGGGCAATCTTGCCGGTGTTGCTATAGCAATTACCACGGGGGGTCCTGGTGCAGTGTTTTGGATGTGGTTAATTGCATTAATCGGTTCCGCGTCTGCATTTGTAGAAAGTACGCTAGCGCAAATTTATAAAGTGAAAGATGGAGATACCTTTCGCGGCGGTCCAGCTTACTATATGCATAAAGCATTAAATGCTCGATGGATGGGGATAATATTCGCCGTTTTAATTTCGATTACATTTGGACTTGCTTTTAATTCTGTACAAGCAAATACTATTACGAGTGCCTTTAACCAATCATTTGGGATTAATAAGTCGCTTATTGCTATTGTCTTAACAATTATTACAGCAATTATTATTTTTGGGGGGATTAAGAGAATAGCAAAAGTAGCTGAATTGATGGTTCCATTTATGGCGGGAGCTTACATTCTCATCGCTTTATTTATTATGGTAACGAATATTACCGAGATTCCGCATGTGTTTAAATTAATTTTTGAAAGTGCATTTGGGATCAAAGAAGTGGCAGGTGGTGCTATTGGAGCGGCAATGCTGAATGGAATTAAACGCGGGTTATTTTCAAATGAAGCTGGGATGGGGAGTGCCCCGAATGCCGCTGCTACTGCTGAAGTCAGCCACCCTGTAAAACAAGGATTAATTCAATCGCTTGGCGTATTTGTGGACACACTGCTTATTTGCAGCAGTACTGCATTTATCATTTTATTATCGGGTCAATATACATCAAAAGAACAAGATGGGATTATCTTAACGCAAAATGCGCTGGAAACAAGCCTTGGGTCATGGGCGGGAATATTCGTCGCGATTATTGTCTTGTTATTTGCTTTTAGTTCAATTGTAGGAAATTATTATTATGGTGAATCAAATATAGACTTTATCAAAAATAGCAAAGTTTGGTTAAATATATATCGAATTGCTGTTGTCGGCATGGTTGCATTTGGTTCTCTTGCTTCATTGAAGTTTGTTTGGAGTTTAGCAGACTTATTTATGGCGCTAATGGCTATTATTAACCTCATTGCGATTGCATTATTAGGGAAAATTGCCTTCTCCGCCCTAGCTGATTATCGGCGTCAAAAAGCTGAAGGCAAAGATCCGGTTTTCAAAGCTTCGAATATAAAAGGATTGAAAAATGTCGAAGCTTGGGGTGAAACGAATTCAGGTTTGGAAAAATAA
- a CDS encoding CBS domain-containing protein codes for MKVKDFMIRDVITVNENDSIKHLLNTLVDNKIGGAPIVDSDGKLVGMISDGDVLRSIQLKDKVVYDYFSLMAYTFEKGNLEKVLASMKDQPLKKIAKKHGTVTLKENDDMETALKLLAKHHFKKIPVTDANHKVVGVISRGDIIRTIQKNILQIL; via the coding sequence ATGAAGGTAAAAGACTTCATGATCCGGGATGTAATCACAGTTAATGAAAACGATTCTATAAAACATTTACTGAATACGTTAGTTGATAACAAAATTGGCGGTGCACCTATAGTGGACTCTGATGGTAAACTAGTCGGAATGATAAGTGATGGAGATGTATTAAGAAGCATTCAATTAAAAGACAAAGTGGTTTATGATTACTTTAGCTTGATGGCTTACACATTTGAAAAAGGAAACCTCGAAAAAGTGTTGGCGTCTATGAAAGATCAGCCCTTAAAGAAAATAGCTAAGAAGCACGGAACTGTAACTTTGAAAGAAAATGATGATATGGAAACAGCTTTAAAACTTTTGGCAAAACACCATTTCAAAAAAATTCCGGTTACCGATGCAAATCATAAAGTTGTCGGCGTCATCAGCCGCGGAGACATTATTCGAACAATCCAAAAAAACATACTTCAAATATTATAA
- a CDS encoding DUF2269 family protein, with product MVLIYKILVFIHIFSAILGMGPGFILTRIAKPADTMTQVRHSFVIRRDLHILVMIGGTLLLITGLLMGMLNPYLFHMGWYITSLLLFLIGLAMGPFVLSPRSKPIKELLVSYEGEEIPEEYKRLSKELFRYENLENIIFLIIIALMILKPF from the coding sequence ATTGTGTTAATTTATAAGATACTTGTTTTTATACATATTTTCTCTGCCATTTTAGGCATGGGACCTGGGTTTATTTTGACTAGGATTGCAAAGCCGGCAGATACTATGACTCAAGTGAGACATTCATTTGTGATTAGAAGAGATTTACATATATTAGTGATGATTGGCGGCACACTTTTACTAATAACCGGATTGTTAATGGGGATGCTTAATCCATATCTATTCCATATGGGATGGTATATAACAAGTTTGCTTCTCTTTCTAATTGGTCTAGCAATGGGGCCATTTGTCTTATCTCCAAGGTCAAAACCGATTAAGGAATTATTAGTTTCGTATGAAGGTGAGGAAATACCGGAGGAGTATAAGCGGTTGTCAAAAGAATTGTTTCGATATGAAAACCTTGAAAATATTATTTTTCTTATCATCATTGCTTTGATGATTTTGAAGCCATTTTAA
- a CDS encoding globin, translated as MSESRLQTLYDQIGGDIIDELVNAFYPKVYDDPDLSPLFQGDMGEIMRKQRLFLTQFLGGPALYSQEFGPPAMRRRHLPFEITPKRAECWLRCMGEAFEEVGLDKHPAGGVFYSRLQQVAAIMVNSTDSE; from the coding sequence ATGTCAGAATCTCGTTTGCAAACGCTGTATGATCAAATTGGTGGAGATATTATAGATGAACTTGTAAATGCTTTTTATCCTAAGGTGTATGATGATCCCGATTTAAGCCCGTTGTTTCAAGGGGATATGGGTGAAATTATGCGGAAACAACGGTTGTTTTTAACACAGTTTCTTGGTGGACCTGCCCTTTATAGCCAGGAATTCGGCCCTCCTGCGATGAGACGTCGTCATCTTCCTTTTGAAATAACACCAAAGCGTGCTGAATGTTGGTTGCGGTGTATGGGGGAAGCGTTTGAAGAGGTAGGATTAGACAAACATCCAGCAGGGGGGGTTTTTTACAGTCGATTGCAGCAAGTCGCCGCAATTATGGTAAATTCAACTGATAGTGAATAA
- a CDS encoding vWA domain-containing protein, whose translation MNKKSLFFFFLLCGIIVTGCQQNEKTSTKKEPTKTVEEAKDKGEIPEIPFSMIAEEIEKEPAGNLFEKYNRTKELAPNEEYTPTVDQAINEYISSIKKVETKEWNAQKWAQSLITNFRTQYSDTIQPMKDFEVKYDKLTLPDGRLLQDVNEEELNKGPDKVNIAILLDASGSMKANVPGGNKMKLAKASLKSFSESLPKNTDVSLSVFGHKGTGADKDKKLSCSSVETVYPLKSYSKETFSKALNQFNASGWTPLAAAIQKAEKQLLQASDEHTKNFIYIVSDGIETCGGNPVNAAKEAKKAKMDVQINIIGFDVDNEADRQLKEVAKAGGGEYTSVKNKQQLDDEITKSWKESMGKTTWRFWVAGNHNNINWDSVGMSNQLRKLYNNQITSRNRELDRMNKALNQLLEDKIIDYDTKSSTYDLLFKRHEAIKNYADSIQNDKNTEIFDTADRLKIIIDRITKDLDL comes from the coding sequence TTGAATAAAAAATCATTATTTTTCTTCTTCCTACTTTGCGGTATCATCGTTACGGGTTGCCAACAGAACGAGAAAACAAGTACGAAGAAGGAACCAACAAAGACTGTTGAGGAAGCTAAGGACAAGGGGGAAATACCGGAAATACCATTTAGCATGATTGCAGAAGAAATTGAAAAGGAGCCGGCGGGCAACTTATTTGAAAAATATAATAGGACAAAAGAGTTGGCGCCTAATGAAGAATACACTCCTACGGTTGACCAAGCAATCAATGAATACATAAGTTCCATCAAAAAGGTCGAAACGAAAGAATGGAACGCACAAAAATGGGCACAATCACTCATCACAAATTTCCGAACACAATATAGCGATACCATTCAACCGATGAAAGATTTTGAAGTAAAATATGATAAATTGACATTACCTGATGGTCGTTTATTACAAGACGTAAATGAGGAAGAATTAAATAAAGGTCCGGATAAGGTAAATATTGCGATTCTTCTTGATGCAAGTGGAAGTATGAAGGCAAATGTTCCGGGTGGAAACAAAATGAAGTTAGCCAAAGCAAGCTTGAAAAGCTTTTCGGAAAGCCTTCCGAAAAACACCGATGTATCATTATCCGTATTTGGACATAAAGGAACTGGTGCCGACAAAGATAAAAAATTATCATGTAGTAGTGTTGAAACCGTTTATCCTTTAAAAAGCTATTCGAAAGAGACATTTTCTAAAGCATTAAATCAATTTAACGCAAGTGGTTGGACTCCACTCGCGGCAGCTATTCAAAAAGCGGAAAAACAATTGCTGCAGGCAAGTGATGAACACACGAAAAACTTTATCTATATTGTAAGTGATGGAATTGAAACGTGCGGCGGGAATCCCGTGAACGCAGCGAAGGAAGCAAAGAAAGCGAAGATGGACGTACAAATTAACATTATCGGATTTGATGTTGATAATGAGGCCGATCGCCAACTAAAAGAAGTAGCAAAAGCCGGTGGTGGCGAGTACACATCTGTAAAAAATAAACAGCAATTAGACGATGAAATTACAAAATCTTGGAAAGAAAGCATGGGAAAAACGACATGGAGATTTTGGGTTGCAGGCAATCATAATAACATAAATTGGGATTCAGTCGGTATGTCCAATCAACTAAGAAAGCTTTATAATAATCAGATTACCTCCCGTAACCGTGAGCTTGATCGTATGAATAAAGCATTAAACCAATTACTTGAAGATAAAATAATCGATTACGACACAAAATCTTCCACCTACGATTTGCTATTTAAACGTCATGAGGCAATAAAAAACTACGCAGACTCGATTCAAAATGATAAAAACACTGAAATTTTCGATACGGCAGACAGATTAAAAATAATAATTGATCGGATTACAAAAGACTTAGATTTATAA
- a CDS encoding DUF3231 family protein: MNSIESGNIFFNLQKSLMAKACFFAFNQVCKDKEINHFIDNCINGKNKHIGVFSNLLLKENLHSPRSLEPEVVKSNVSPFSDKLILFHSGFLIAAAISYYGSAVVTSIRADIAFHCEKAIFDDLILFGGFGKLLIKKKWLEQPPYADDRKIVSQIGKENQGSF; encoded by the coding sequence ATGAATTCAATTGAGAGTGGGAATATCTTTTTTAATTTACAAAAAAGTTTAATGGCAAAAGCTTGTTTTTTTGCTTTTAATCAAGTATGTAAAGATAAAGAAATCAACCATTTTATTGATAATTGTATAAATGGAAAAAATAAGCATATTGGGGTTTTCTCGAATTTACTGCTTAAAGAAAATTTGCATTCTCCGCGTTCACTAGAACCCGAGGTGGTAAAATCAAACGTTTCCCCTTTTTCGGATAAATTAATTCTGTTTCATTCTGGATTTTTAATTGCGGCGGCCATTTCGTATTATGGAAGTGCAGTGGTAACAAGTATTAGAGCTGACATCGCGTTTCATTGTGAGAAAGCTATTTTTGATGATCTAATACTTTTTGGGGGATTTGGAAAATTACTCATTAAGAAAAAATGGCTTGAGCAGCCACCGTATGCAGATGACCGAAAAATAGTTTCACAAATAGGGAAAGAAAACCAAGGATCATTTTAA